The Bombus pyrosoma isolate SC7728 linkage group LG3, ASM1482585v1, whole genome shotgun sequence genome has a segment encoding these proteins:
- the LOC122565617 gene encoding 26S proteasome non-ATPase regulatory subunit 14, translating to MDRLLRLGGAMPGLSQGPPPSDAPVVDTAEQVYISSLALLKMLKHGRAGVPMEVMGLMLGEFVDDYTVRVIDVFAMPQTGTGVSVEAVDPVFQAKMLDMLKQTGRPEMVVGWYHSHPGFGCWLSGVDINTQQSFEALSERAVAVVIDPIQSVKGKVVIDAFRLITPNTMVLGQEPRQTTSNLGHLQKPSVQALIHGLNRHYYSISINYRKNELEQKMLLNLHKKTWMDGLTLAEYSEHSKLNENIVSEMLELAKNYNKALEDEEKMTPEQLAIKNVGKQDPKRHLEEKVDTLMSTNIVQCLGAMLDSVVFK from the exons ATGGATCGATTATTGAGACTAGGAGGTGCTATGCCAGGCCTTAGCCAAGGACCTCCACCGTCAGATGCTCCGGTTGTTGATACTGCAGAGCAG GTGTACATATCGTCATTAGCCCTTTTAAAAATGCTTAAGCATGGACGGGCTGGTGTACCTATGGAAGTAATGGGTTTAATGCTTGGTGAATTTGTTGATGATTACACTGTACGTGTTATCGATGTATTTGCTATGCCTCAAACAGGAACA gGAGTCAGCGTGGAAGCAGTTGACCCAGTATTTCAAGCGAAAATGTTGGACATGCTGAAACAAACTGGTCGGCCAGAGATGGTAGTAGGATGGTATCATTCACATCCAGGATTTGGATGCTGGCTCTCTGGTGTAGATATTAACACACAACAATCATTTGAAGCTCTTAGCGAAAGAGCAGTGGCTGTTGTTATTGATCCTATACAATCAGTGAAAGGAAAAGTAGTTATCGATGCATTTAGATTAATTACTCCTAACACTATg GTTTTAGGACAAGAACCCCGTCAAACTACATCTAATTTAGGTCATTTACAAAAGCCATCAGTTCAAGCATTGATTCATGGTTTAAATCGCCATTATTATAGCATTAGCATTAACTATCGTAAAAATGAACTAGAACAGAAAAtgctattaaatttacataagaAAACATGGATGGATGGTCTTACACTTGCTGAATATTCAGAACACAGCAAacttaatgaaaatattgtatctGAAATGCTTGAACTtgctaaaaattataacaag GCAttagaagatgaagaaaaaatgaCACCTGAACAATTAGCTATAAAAAATGTGGGTAAACAAGATCCAAAACGACATTTAGAGGAGAAAGTGGATACACTTATGTCTACGAACATTGTTCAGTGCCTGGGAGCTATGCTTGATTCAGTTGTATTCAAATAa